A single region of the Brachypodium distachyon strain Bd21 chromosome 3, Brachypodium_distachyon_v3.0, whole genome shotgun sequence genome encodes:
- the LOC100833893 gene encoding auxin-responsive protein IAA10 has protein sequence MRGGPTLAASGPGEPPPAPAAAAEVVEENSGGEEELELGLSLGSKKQPPPPTPCRILTARDLHPAAALSPDSSVSSSSPAAASRRAKAEEEGPTAAASPGTIAAGHPQSFGVVGWPPIRAFRMNSLFGQAKDNASEAETKKTVADESDLHKDKEEGEKKGRAPGWVKVNMDGEVIGRKVDLNAHRSYKTLALALEIMFTKPSAGLCASNSTKSLKLLDNSSEYQLTYEDRDGDWMLVGDVPWEMFVGSVKRLRIMRASDANGLGARCQAIHRTAAATRGRP, from the exons ATGAGAGGAGGACCCACCCTGGCGGCGTCCGGCCCCGGCGAGCcacctccggctccggctgcggcggcggaggtggtggaAGAGAACTccggcggggaagaggagCTCGAGCTGGGGCTCAGCCTCGGGTCCAAGaagcagccgcctccgccgacgcCGTGCCGCATCCTGACGGCCAGGGACCTtcacccggcggcggcgctgtccCCGGACTCCTCCgtgtcgtcctcctccccggcggcggcgagcaggagGGCCAAAGCGGAAGAGGAGggccccaccgccgccgcctcgcccggGACGATAGCTGCCGGGCACCCACAAAG CTTTGGAGTGGTGGGATGGCCACCCATAAGAGCCTTCAGGATGAACAGCCTGTTCGGCCAGGCTAAAGACAATGCTTCAGAGGCCGAAACCAAGAAGACTGTCGCCGATGAATCTGACTTGCACAAAGACAAGGAGGAAGGCGAGAAGAAGGGACGGGCTCCCGGATGGGTGAAGGTGAACATGGATGGAGAGGTCATTGGAAGGAAGGTGGACCTCAATGCCCATCGCTCATACAAGACCCTCGCCTTAGCCCTTGAGATCATGTTCACGAAGCCGTCTGCCGGTCTTTGCGCTTCTA ATAGTACAAAGTCTCTGAAGCTGTTAGATAACTCGTCTGAATATCAGCTCACATACGAAGACAGGGATGGGGACTGGATGCTTGTTGGAGATGTTCCTTGGGA AATGTTTGTTGGCTCTGTGAAGAGGCTTAGGATCATGAGGGCATCAGACGCCAACGGTCTTG GGGCACGATGTCAAGCTATTCACAGAACCGCAGCCGCGACAAGAGGCAGACCATGA